The Clupea harengus chromosome 6, Ch_v2.0.2, whole genome shotgun sequence genome contains a region encoding:
- the tox3 gene encoding TOX high mobility group box family member 3, which yields MDVRFYPAAGGNSIPGDPQSLDFSHCLGYYNYNKFSNNNNYMNMAEANGALLAGGDTFHTPSLGDEEFEIPPITPPPETESGMGLSEGDTPFPNLPEPPPPQRGNFTPQFPPQSMDLPSITISRNMMDQDGLPMNIGQPHLRQYPPNPAMVMRSIINMNNPNGMMSRNQLTTINQSQLNAQLGMNMTGPNIAHTSPSPPASKSATPSPSSSINEDEGDESNRQMAGEKRPAPDAGKKPKTPKKKKKKDPNEPSKPVSAYALFFRDTQAAIKGQNPNATFGEVSKIVASMWDGLAEDQKQVYKSKTEAAKKEYLKALAAYRASLVSKAAAESAEAQTIRSVQQTLASTTLSPGLVMPSPLSQHPSMSAAAAAAAAQALQLAMPRAIAPKPLQMVGGNQIVTSVAVAHQNMPGGIPSQLLGQMGPGGRAMGGGPQGSGAVPQMSPPMPGGPPPQQLQHIQQQQMQQHLQHHQMQQQQMHHQQIQQQMQHQHFQHHLQQQLQQHHMQHQQQQQQQQQQQQQQQQQQQQQHLQQQQQQQQQHQSQCSPAQHSPGTPHSSTMGSPAPASATPQHHPSQIQAHALSQVSIY from the exons ttttcaaacaacaacaactacatgaACATGGCAGAAGCCAACGGAGCCCTGCTTGCGGGTGGTGAT ACGTTCCACACCCCCAGCCTAGGAGATGAGGAGTTTGAGATCCCCCCCATCACCCCTCCCccagagacagagtctggcatGGGGCTTTCGGAGGGCGACACACCCTTCCCCAACCTGCCAGAGCCCCCACCACCGCAGAGGGGCAACTTCACCCCCCAGTTCCCTCCCCAAAGCATGGATCTGccctccatcaccatctcccGCAACATGATGGACCAGGATGGATTGCCAATG AACATCGGGCAGCCTCACCTTCGCCAGTACCCCCCTAACCCAGCCATGGTGATGAGATCCATCATCAACATGAACAATCCCAACGGCATGATGTCGCGGAACCAGCTGACCACCATCAACCAATCCCAGCTCAACGCTCAGCTGGGCATGAACATGACTGGACCCAACATCGCtcacacctccccctccccacctgcCAGCAAGTCAGCCACACCCTCTCCTTCAAGCTCCATCAATGAAGACGAAGGCGATGAAAGCAATAGG CAAATGGCAGGCGAGAAGCGTCCAGCCCCCGATGCCGGGAAGAAGCCCAAGACacccaagaagaagaagaagaaggaccCCAATGAGCCGTCGAAACCCGTCTCGGCCTATGCCCTCTTCTTCAGAGACACTCAAGCCGCCATTAAAGGACAAAACCCCAACGCCACCTTCGGGGAGGTGTCCAAAATTGTGGCCTCCATGTGGGATGGTCTGGCAGAGGATCAGAAGCAG GTCtacaaaagcaaaacagaagCTGCCAAAAAGGAATATTTAAAAGCCCTTGCAGCCTACCGTGCCAGTCTGGTCTCAAAG GCAGCAGCAGAGTCAGCTGAGGCCCAGACCATCCGCTCTGTTCAGCAGACGCTGGcctccaccaccctctccccggGCCTGGTGATGCCCTCTCCGCTCTCCCAGCACCCCTCCATGTcagccgctgccgccgccgctgctgcccaGGCCCTCCAGCTGGCCATGCCCAGAGCCATCGCGCCCAAGCCACTTCAGATGGTCGGGGGCAACCAGATAGTCACCTCGGTGGCCGTGGCCCACCAGAATATGCCCGGTGGCATCCCCTCGCAGCTGCTGGGGCAGATGGGCCCAGGGGGCAGGGCTATGGGAGGTGGCCCACAAGGGTCCGGGGCGGTGCCGCAGATGAGCCCGCCCATGCCAGGCGGGCCGCCGCCTCAGCAGCTACAGcacatccagcagcagcagatgcagCAGCACCTGCAGCACCAccagatgcagcagcagcagatgcaCCACCAGCAGATCCAGCAGCAGATGCAGCATCAGCATTTCCAGCACCACcttcagcagcagctgcagcaacatCACATGCAAcatcagcagcaacagcagcaacagcagcaacagcagcagcagcagcaacagcagcagcagcaacaacacctGCAGCAGCAAC aacagcaacaacagcagcaccagTCTCAGTGTTCCCCTGCCCAACACTCCCCTGGCACCCCCCACTCGTCCACGATGGGCAGCCCGGCCCCAGCCTCGGCCACCCCGCAGCACCACCCCTCGCAGATCCAGGCCCATGCCCTCTCCCAAGTCAGCATTTACTGA